Below is a genomic region from Castanea sativa cultivar Marrone di Chiusa Pesio chromosome 2, ASM4071231v1.
CACTTGCAAATGGGAGGGATCATGAAAATCTTCCTTGTGACAAATGATGCAccaatttgagagagagagagttttgaatTAGACGGAAGTTACAAATTAGTGTCATActaacacaataaataaatataaattgacAAGTCTTATATAACTAATACTTTCGAAAATTTTCAACAGAAACATACACAGTTCAAATCTCCCTCTTCCTAATTGTAAGTAtcgaattacaaaaataaaaacatcttaATTAGTGCTATTTTGTAATTAGTGACACTTTATGAATTTATAGTATCTATAGTATTTTCCATCATATAATTATTGTTGTAGCTACTTGTCATAAAATTGAATGAATATGGCACTTGGTGTGCATTTCAAATTCGATTTTAAGCTAGTTTTTTTGCTTAATTAACCAACTTTTTTTTGTGTCCCACTGGACTGTTTGCGGGTCCTACAAAAAAGAGACATATATATTTTGGTTTGATAGCTTATTTCTCAACCAGCCAATGGACATtctaattttttctcaaaaggTTAGGTAAAATGTATACTCTATAGATTTTGCTCAAAATGCTAtgtacttaatttttttctatggtatttttagcaaaaaaagcaatcaaatttttttttccttctcttctcttttagctttttttacaatattttcaacaaatattCAGATAAGTTTATTTGGGTGTCTAGTAGTTTTCAGTAGTTTACTTACATAATATTGTATGAAAATATAATTCTTTAGCAGTTTTAATGctaaatatatgataaaaagttaaaaataaatttcatttaaaaaaattagttaaaataaataaataaccttagacagaaaaaagaagaagaagaagaaggttaaATTAGAGGGACCGCGAGCTTTGATTTGCCACATGCAAGATAATCTCTTCTTATATGGATAGGAAGACAATGGATAGCTTTCATCAAGTACTGCATTACGGCTACCATGATAGGAGCATTTGTAGATCAATTTTTGAAACTAGAGACCATATTTTCCATATGATTCACTCAAAAGTCAAGACTCAAGACTAGAGGTCAAGCATAAATTTCGTCATTgttatattaaaaacaaaattgaagcaGATACATTaaatataagagaaatgatatgtatAAGTGAAAGAATACCCCcatcaaaaaaaagtttaagtgAAAGAATTTATTGCGTGCAGTGATGGCTGCGGAAGCTGCGCTTGCGGACAGCGTTTCAAAcatcgatatatatatatatatatatatatatatatatatatatatatatatatttcatggttttttttttttttttttgtctttttctcgTCAAAACTAGTAGCCCAGTTTTACTGGATCACAAACTTTTCTGCGCACGCAAAACCTTTGGCTTgaccaaataatatataattctGAATATACTTTTCCGTCGCCATACTGACATCGTTTGACAAccattatttcttcttcttctcgtTTGAACTCATCACCAACAATATGTCACATTAATCAATAGTTATCaaatattttgtcaatttttggTGTTTATAAACTTGAGGAAGTGTTTTTACAAAGCAAAGGCAAAACGTAAAAGCTATTGAAATCTGATGTGCTATCATATCTTAATTAGGCGACACGTTACGGGTCGTGTTACTCATGCGTGTGTGTGTGGCGTGTAAAACTTGTAAAACCACTTTTTTCCCCACTAGTACGTGTACGTGTACGTGTGCATCAGCTATTGCATTACGATACTGCTAGTGCTCGAATCACCAATACAAGTAGTCCTTTTACTCATTACTCGTTACCGCTTTTAAAGTGCTACATaagaaaaacttcaaatttcttctgaagaagaaaaaagtgaaataaaatttcaccgcgtagaaactaaaaacaagGGCATTATATAGATATTACATGGTAaggttttaaatttttctacGTAACTTGTAAGTGTAAAACTATACAAACAACAGCTGATTTCTGCAAATAATAAATTCCATATTGATGCTCTCAGTCAGACATCTTGAAATAATATATGAGAAAATTTATGGCTACAGCTTTGCCAGCGCTTTGACGTGATTAACAGTAAGTAGCAAAGAAAAaaggtactttttttttgttaaaaaatttcttttcgtTTAAAGAAGAGACTACTATCTAactcactaactaaataaaagatgataattaaaaataaaagatgataaTTAAAACCTACTGATATTTGTTattgaatatttaaaataaaattacatatttaaaaataaaaaaaaagtgccgaggaaaaccacataaaaaaaaaaatggcaagtTTATATAGAAGTATTAAACAGCCACCCTCATAATCAAGTAATGTCAGAGTTCTTTCTCAATAAAAGTCACGTCAGAGTTGCGAAGAAGAAGTTGTGGTTCTAGTATAGAAGCTCCACTCATAATACAAAACAAGACCTTCTTCAACTACCTTCCTCACCATTCTCACATGCACACCTACTCTCTACACATACAAGCATTGCATACACACGTCATGACTAGAGTATGAACTATGAACTGAAGTGCTATAGAGACATGCACGACACATGCAAACGCATGAGATTATTGGCTCATACTTACCTACATATATAAGCCCCTCCCCGCTTCTTCGATATTTATCAAGTAATACGAGACataatactataaattttactacgtaatatttacaaactgatgggtaagacattaaaaaaaaaatccccaaggCTTCAAGCTCTAGTCTATACAATATGTATGCTATCATAATCATGCATGCAAACAAATTTACACACTCAAATGCATGCATAAAGAAACACAAGAAGCAAAAAACCAAGGTCACCCATGCCATGCATCGATCCCAAACAATCAAAAGGATTTCCAtcaacgacaacaacaacaacaaccacagcAACAAAGCATTAAAAGGATTTCCATCACGAGGATTTCTGTTCCAAAATTACACAATACAATTTGCAATAAATACACAGAAGCTAAAGAGATAGACAGAGAAATACACGTCGGACTACAACATTCCAACATTCCCGGAAACAGAACATTCTAGAAAGAAAGGGAGAGtcgaagaagaaagaagaggaggGAGGGGTCAGAAACCTTAATGCTTTCGATATTTgatattgtgtttatgttttcATACGAAACTCACCATCATCGTCCTCATTCATCGCCACCTCGAATCGACTCGAACATACTGTAAATTTCGAGAGACCTttaaaaacttcttctttttgtttttcttatctGACGTGGCTTGTAACTAATGAGAGAATGCCACGTCAGACTGTTTCACATCTGTATCCACCGAGCGAGCTGCGTAGGATTGACAATATCAGGGATGTGGGTCCCTTCGGTCTTCAATATGTTCGCCACCTCACCATAACTCTGGTGCTCCTTCTTCTTCACACTCGGCTCGGCTTCCCTCTTCGACTCAGCCGCTGATAAACTCCCCACTGGAACCGCCTCGGCTCGAGCCGCCGGGTCGAACTTCTGACCCAACAGCGTACCCCTCGTCAAGAACTCATAAGCCATGTACCCAGCTAAAAGCCGATTCGAAGATTTCAGCTCGCTCGGCTTAGAAGCTTGAGCCGGAGCTGGAGCTGGAGCTGGAGCCGGAGCCGGAGCCGGAGCCGGAGACGTTGAAGCCGACggttttaaagaatataaagcTTCTCTTTCTTTACGTTTTCTTGAGGCCCCAGGTGTCAAAATCCGACGAGAATGATAACTCATCGTAGCCTTCAACCATGCCACGTCACCACACAACTGTTTCTTAAAtggaggggaggggagggggtAAAAGCGTCAATACATGGGTtttgatatttgtttttgatttttggaaAGTGTCTAATCAGTTTTATCGAGAAGTGAGaaaaagtagcaaaaaaaaCAGGGGAAAGACTAAAAAGACTCGCTGGATGGGTTCGGTTTTGagtgaaataaaaaatgaaaaaccgTGGGGTCAAAATAGGCAAAATGACAAAACACGaaaaacattttaataaataataaaaacacagAAAAGAGAAAGTGGGTTAGGTTGGGGGGTTAAAATCGGATGGGATTGAAAGGGAAGGGAAGGGAGGCGGTGGGATCTACGGTGAAGCCAACGCAGGCGGCCGTTAGAGGCGGAGAGAGTGTGCGTGAAGGGGTCTGATTGAAGAGAGAAGAATGAAGAGGGAAGAAGAGAAATggattgagaaagagagagagaaagaggagagagaggatTGGAGGAATATATAGAGGTGGGGGCAAGAGACTGAAGAAACGGCGTGGTTCATACAATATTTAAGTGCCCGGTTGTTTTACACATCCCCCTTTTGTTCCCAATATTATCCGAAATGCCATCATCTTATGACAAAAGTACCCTCATGTTTTTtggggactttttttttttttttttccctaataatTCATGAGAAAATTTGAATAGAGCATCCCAACTAATTGAATTATAAAGTTCTTAGTTgactataattttcttttaattctatttacaaATAGTGGAacataacaaaatttcaaaatattttcactagCTAAGTTATTAATTCAccataaatcaaaataaaataaaaagataaaatataattaacatCACTAAAATTTGGGATAATATCAATGGGGTCAAAGACTTTTCAAAACTGACTAACTAAGTCCCTTAATCCAAATTAGACCCTAAACTGTTAttcattttttccctttctctAATGGTTATTAGAGACCaagttattttgaaaatttttgaacctAACTAGCATTAGCCTAAATTTCAGAAGTGAACTATATTtttccctaaaataaaattatactaaGATCCATCACAACTCAAATCAAcagtgttatgaaaatgttataagaTTTTGTATGTATAGagtttcttgttcttcttctttttttcttttctttttttaaataaaaggtTATAAAAGGAGAActacaatttaaaatataaggTTCTTTAATATTCCCAAAAAATTACTTGCAATTGACATTCCTTAAGAAAATGTGACATTTCTTGTTGATAAAAGATTAGAACATAATTTGACATTTAAATTTTTAGCATGTGTGAAGTAGGATTCACTCCATTTcaaaagtatttattttatagtttagcttaaataaaagatttatttCGTGGTGTTAACTTATgtcttttaagtttttaaataacattctATCATATATACGATTAAATAGAAGAATAATATCTTAATAATGAAATGAAAACAATCCTCGTCATGggtctttcttaaaaaaaaaaaaaaaaccaatcctCGTCATATGACACTCAACCTATTGACAGATAATTAAAGGAAATGAAACTTTCACTTATATTTTAATGCTcgttaatataataattaatagagctttcaaaataaataaataaataatagcaataatgtctctctcaaaaaagaatAGCAATAATGTGTTAGGTAATATCTCATAATTTCctccaagagagagagagagagaaggtaaTTTCACATAAGAGagcaaacctcttttttttttttttttttgatgagttgCAAGCCTCATATGAATGCTCTAGAACAGTTCGTTTTATGGATTTTCTCAAGCTCGCAAATAAGCGAAAATCCAAAAGTCAGCCCATAAAGAGTCATTTTGCAAgaaatctttaatttttattttatttcaccAATCCAATAGATCTTTAAGGAATCATAACCTTTGTTACTAGAGTTAGGAAGCCCATATATAATTTGTCTCAATTAAGCACTCAAGTCATGAATTGGGTTTACTTGTTCCGGggtcttttatttctttattttataattcataaaaaaaaatcgtagTTATTAAACCATACAGAACATTAAGGGgtataaattagattctaaaaaaaaaaaagtgatatgaaTTGAGTTTACTTGTTTAATcgttgggtattttttttttctttttttatgaaccATTGTTAGCAGGGACAGAGCTAGAGCCAAAAGTTTGGGGTGGGGGGGAAgtttggacttaaaaaaaaaaattgcaacttcaagaataaattttttttttggtctatttaatattttatcatctatttgggtcaacaattcaaaaattgaattgttGAGATTGGGTATGTTTTTGAAGACCACATTATCTAGTTTCATGTTCTATCATAGTCTCTTCTCTTGCCACATTAGCTAGGCATTTTAAAGCCCAATTgacacttttttctttttgaatgcTATTGACACTTGGTTTGACAAATTCTATCCGCTTTACAATCTCTCTAATATCATTAATTGACTTTCGTAACTCATAAAGACAATAAACATCACTGATAATGTTACAAACAACTAACATTCCTCCACTATGGTCATCAATGGATTCAACAAATATCAAGATAGTCAAAGAATAAACATCCAGCATAGGAGTAGCCTTTGTGTAGAGCAGAAGAGTAGCCTACGTGTGGGGATGGGAGGATTTTTGTCTAATATTTTGGCCATTAAGAAATAGAATTTAGGCTAATTTTGATATTGAGAATCCAAAAAATGCAGTACAAGAAGTTGATTTgggttaaaattaaaaagcttgttttttaattccttttgtTTCATTCCATTGCTCTGTTCCTTGTATATATAAGCAGAGCTGTACTTTTCCTATTCATtcaatgagaaatttttttctatcATCTTCATCTCCGAGTAAGAAGAGACTAATAatgaccaagttttttttttttttttttttgaggctAATTGAACATTAAatatacctataaaaaaaatttccccaaaatccaggggggcaatggcccccggTCAAAGATTTCCTGGGCAATTGTTAGGTCAATAACCATTAGAtcactaattatatatatatatatacacacacacataaaaaaagatgaagataaactaaaaaaaaaaaatttgaagatggTATTAATTCAAACATAAATATGACTCTATACCAAACAATGaaagtaataaatattattattaagatcATTTATTCAAATATAAAGTTTAATGTGTTTCCATATACAAATATAACAAATGACTAAAAATAGTACCCTTAAATTGCTTTCTAACTATTTATTTCaactgtttttcaaaaaaaaaattatttatttcaacTTTTAAGAGTAAAAGACTTgtcaccgcacacccttggtgtgatgatcattccacaagtataagtgcttgcgGGGTGTGAGGGGTAAGGTCcgagattcaagtctccagaagagagttccacacacatatacacttagattaggctagagtaaaattctatcttgtataaaaaaaattaaaaaaagaagaagtaaaagacCTAAaagaccatatatatatatacacacacataaaaaaagatgaagaaaaactaaaaaaaatatttgaagatGGTAttaattgaaacataaatatgCATCTATACCAAACAATGaaagtaataaatattattattaagatcATTTATTCAAATATAAAGTTTAATGTGTTTCCATTTACAAATATAACAAATGACTAAAAATAGTACCCTTAAATTGCTTTCTAACTATTTATTTCaactgtttttcaaaaaaaaaaattatttatttcaacTTTTAAGAGTAAAAGACTTgtcaccgcacacccttggtgtgatgatcattctataagtataagtgcttgtggggtgtgaggggtaagtgtcgaggttcaagtctccagaagagagtttcacacacatatacacttagattaggctagagtagaattctatcttgtatgaagaaaaaaaagaattaaaagaccTAAaagaccatatatatatatatacataaaaaaaaagatgaagataaactaaaaaaaaaaatttgaagatggTATTAATTCAAACATAAATATGCATCTATACCAAACAATGaaagtaataaatattattattaagatcATTTATTCAAATATAAAGTTTAATGTGTTTCCATATACAAATATAACAAATGACTAAAAATAGTACCCTTAAATTGCTTTCTAACTATTTATTTCaactgtttttcaaaaaaaaaaatatatttatttcaacTTTTAAGAGTAAAAGACTGgtcaccgcacacccttggtgtgatgatcattccacaagtataagtgcttgcggggtgtgaggggcaaggaccgaggttcaagtctccaaaagagagtttcacacacatatacacttagattaagctaaaatagaattctatcttgtataaaaaaataataaaaaaaaaaaggaaaagagaaaagaaaaaaaaaaaggaaggaagtAAAAGACCTAAAAGACCATAAATAAGTGAGTTCTAGTTTActcaattagtaaaaattttattacctTATAAGAAATTTGTGATTTGAAGCTTACCTACATAGAAAACAAATTAGTATCATAGTTTAATGATAAAGGTAAATTATCATGAAGCAAATGTCGGCCGAAATTGGCTTTtgccctttcttttttaaaaatctagCAAAATGCTTCACGTCTaaaactaattagagaaatgcccttattttgaaactcgattttctaaaaatcgagttccaaatataaaactcgatttttggaacaTCGAGTTATAGCAAACatgaacttaatttttttttttttttttggaacttgagtaccatgtgaagtactcgagttccacttgaattttttcaaggaactcgagtttcatgaactcgagtacttcacATGGTACTCAAGTTCACAGAACTCGAGTACTTTACATGGTTcttgagttcatggaactcgagtaccaaattttttttttttatttttcagtttgcTATAACTAGATTGTccaaaaatagagttttaaattgaaactcgatttttagaaaatcaagttatagcaaactgaaaaaattttttaaaaaaatttggtactcgagttccatgaactcgagtttcaaaataaagacatttccctaattagtttcaaatatgGGGTATTTTACTGAAAAGTTTGGACAAAATGGGCAAATACCCATTTTCTCCAGCAAATGTCATATATTGAAATACTATCATGAATTATATTAAGGGTGTCATGAATTCACAAGAGCATTGGGTGGAAGAGGTGGAGGACATAGCTAGGGTAATAGttgattattttgataatctattTTGTGCAGGTTCATGCAATCAAATGGAGGAATGCTTAAGCACAATCTCGACCAAAGTAACTCCAGACATGTAGGATATGTTGTCCAGGGATTTTACTGCTGCTGAAATCAAGGAAGCTGTATTCCAGATGGGACCAACAAAGGCACCTAGACCTGATAGTATGAATGCATTATTTGAtcaaaaattttggcatattgTGGGTGGTGATGTAGTGAATGTTGTGTTAGATTTTTTGAATGATGGAGTTATGTTACCTGATTTAAATCATACAAATATTGTGTTCATCCCTAAAGTGAAGAATCCAAAGAAGATGTCTGAATTTAGACCAATTAGCCTTTGTAATGtcatttataagattatttctaaAGTGCTTGCAAATAGTTTCAAACAAGTGCTTCCTGATATTATTTCCCTCACCCAGAGTGCATTTGTGCCAGGTAGACTTATTACAGATAATATTATTGTGGCATATGAGGCTTTACATTCTATGCATGCCAGGAAGAAGGGCAAGACAAGTTCTTTGGCTTTGAAGTTAGATGTCAGCAAAGCATATGATCGAGTGGAATGACTATTTTTACAGGGCATTATGCAGAAATTGGGTTTTCCATAAAAGTGGATTGAGAGAGtgatgacatgtgtcaccacTACATCATTCTCTATTCTACCCAATGGAAAACCTTATGGGAATGTAACTCCATCTAGAGGAATCCGTCAAGAAAACCCTCTTTCACCATAATTGTTTCTGTTGTGTGCAGAGGGACTTACATCTTTGTTGGTAAAAGCAGagaatgatgaaaaaattcATAGAGTTTCCATTTGTAGAGGGGCATCGAAAGTTTCTAACCTATTGTTTGCAAATGATTTCCTTTTGTTCTGTAGGTCAACACAAAATGAGGTGGAGGTAGTTTCTGAGGTGCTTCAGACCTATGCTAATGCCTCGGGACAGTGCATAAATTTGGAGAAGTCTTCGGTCTTTTTTAGCAATAACACTTCAACTAGTTAAAAGCAAGATATTCTGAGGATCTTGGGGGTGCAGGAGGTAACCCAATTTGATTCATATTTGGGGCTGTCTACCTTAGTAGGGAGAACAAAGTATCACACGTTCTCATACTTGAAGGATAGGATATGGAAAAATTGCAGGGTTGGAAATGGAAGATGTTGTCTAAGGCTAGTAAGTTAATTCTTATCAAAGCGGTTGCTCAGTCTATTCATACTTACACCATGAGTGTATTTCAACTCCCTTTGAAACTATATGATGAACTAGATGCGATGTGTgctaaattttggtggggacaagtAGGGAATGAAAGTAAAATTCATTGGCAAATGGTGTGAAAAGTTAACGCTATCAAAGAAGGATGGAGGAATGGGTCGTAGGGATCTAAGGGCATTTAATTTAGCTATGTTAGCTAAACAAGGGTGGAGGTTGCTGCatgataataattatttagTATATCAATGCCTTAAAGCTAGATATTTTCCAAGAACTCATCTATTTGAAACCAAGGAGTCCCCAAAATGTTCCTTTGTGTGGAAGAGCATTGTGGTAGCTTTACCTATTTTGAAGTTTGGGTGTTGTTGGAGAGTTGGGAATGGCCATTTAGTTTGGGTTTTAGGGGATAAATGGATACCGAATTATCCAACAAATGCGCCTTTGCATTTAGTCAAGGATGAAGTTCAAAAGGTGACTGTTGCTGAATTGTATGATCAAGACTTGCATGCATGGAGGTCTGAATTTATCATGGGCATGTTTGAGAAAGAGGATGCTGAAGCTATCTATAGAATCTAGCTAAGTCGAAGACATGTGGAAGACATTATGATCTGGTTGCATCACAAGAAGGGGCTGTTTACTATGAAGTCCTCATACAAGGTGGCTAAGGAAGTATTGAGAGGAGGGAGTGTAGCCGAAAGTTCAAGGGGCTGTGTTAGGAAGGGAATTTGGTTTGCACTTTGGAAGCTTCGAATTCCAAATAAGATTAAAGTGTTTGGATGGAGAGCTTGCAATGATATTTTGCCAACAAAGCTGAATCTATCAAAGAGAAGAATAATTGATGATGCGATGTGCCCAATTTGTCTGAGATTTTCAGAATCAGCTGTCCATGCTCTTTGGGAATGTGATGCAGCTAAGGATGTGGGGTTGGAAGCTTGAAAGTTTTGCAAAAAAGAGGTTCAGACATGGCTGATATGCTTCAATTAATGGACTACTTGCTGGATCGGGTTAAGTCACAAGAAATGTAGGTAGTGCTAGTCCAAGCATGGCTGATTTGGAATCAAAGGAATAGGGTTGTCCATGGTGGTAAGTTTCATGATCCGAGGTGGTTGAACAACTGTGCAAGAGAGTTTCTTGAGGATTTTCGGACTACAATAGATTTGATGGGAACTGAACAAGTAATGTAGCCTAATCGGGATACCTGGCAGCCCCCTCCACAATCAGTCTTCAGGATTAATTTTGATGCAACATTGTTTTCAACCCTCAACAGTTCCGGATTTGGAGCAGTCATTCGTAATGAAAAATGTGAGGTTATGGTAGCCATGGCAGTCAAGGGACCTGAGGTATTTTGCAGTGAGGAGGCCAAATTACTTGCATGTAGAAAAGCCGTTGAGTCTGCTGTGGATGTTGGCTTCTCTGAATTAGTCATTGAAGGGGATAAT
It encodes:
- the LOC142623904 gene encoding uncharacterized protein LOC142623904 encodes the protein MSYHSRRILTPGASRKRKEREALYSLKPSASTSPAPAPAPAPAPAPAPAQASKPSELKSSNRLLAGYMAYEFLTRGTLLGQKFDPAARAEAVPVGSLSAAESKREAEPSVKKKEHQSYGEVANILKTEGTHIPDIVNPTQLARWIQM